From Monomorium pharaonis isolate MP-MQ-018 chromosome 9, ASM1337386v2, whole genome shotgun sequence, the proteins below share one genomic window:
- the LOC105831406 gene encoding mucin-12, producing the protein MWKIRSILSVFATLLITNFTEADYYQYSQNQYRQSNAPFKCTEEGYHPDPHDCRVYYRCVDWGNSSPLTTFRFECGIGTVFSKDKGDICTHPEDSGRSECGSSQNELDSNEQNPPSPIWTTTIKTTTQSRPDLTQFPITTRPSIVMTEAATTIKKPETTILPPLTDQLITDQPENNIINCQNGDQLCTQEGFLADTCDCKKFYRCVNEGYGKLTKYDFKCGTGTVWDPEIQACNHAWAVTRKNCRQNLESGDSTDNGQWNGDTGDTGQWNGDNGSPGQPGQPGDPNGQPGQPGDPNGQPGQPGDPNGQPGQPGDPNGQPGQPGQPGSPGSPGSTGYPGTAGSPGTSGYPGRPGSPGSPGSSEYPGKPGSPGTPGSPGSPGTPGYPGRPGSPGTPESSGSSQGSPGSPGSPGYPGTPGSPGTPGSPGSPGSPGYPGRPGSPGSPGNPGSPGYPGRPGSPGSPGSPGSPGYPGTPSSPSTPGSPGSSGSPGYPGSPGTPGSPGSPGSPGYPGKPGSPGSPGSPGSPGYPGSPGTPGSPDNPGSPGYPGIPSSPGTPGSPGSPSSPEYPGSPGIPGSPGSQGSPAYPGSPGTPGSPGSPGSPGYPGKPGSPGSPGSPGSPGYPGSPGTPGSPGSPGSPGYPGSPGTPGSPGSPGSPGLPGSPGSPGTPGSPGSPGSPGLPSSPGSPGTPGSPGSPGSPGLPGSPSSPGTPGSPGSPSSPGYPGSPGSPGSPSSPDSSGYPGTPSSPGTPGSPGSPGTPGSPGSPGSPGYPGTPGFPGAPGSSDSSDSPGYPPNSSGNQPSGLCTAEGFFADPQDCRKFYRCVDNGMSSFTKYDFQCGAGTVWDSSVQSCNHAYAVPYCNQANGAVTDKPDSSLNEVDSTNKPDTSKLPPQSSESSTFPSISSKPETQSSTQVVTTSNPAAPSQTTSIYLPPSSTYSPSTQVTESVSYLPPATQKPTTSISYLPPSATTSAVSGSTPESVSYLPPDTSAKPTTTLPSSASPTASSPQNEKSECTTEGFFPDSNNCKNFYRCVQGQSGYQKYEFECGPGTAWDQLLQTCNHAEQVASCSKGSNEIDQGLGPSTSDSTSDFPVTSSSTTTSSSQIVITTSSSISESTTIASTPSETAESITSEADKIDLSSTTIMSISTSENPVSGRPEEIQMPESSSTESSSEPSSESSTSESSEEPSSSTEESSSSTESHKPDCATQKPNSAIVCNAEGFYAHPAKCDKFYRCVDNGNGFNVYHFDCPPGTIFDPSISVCNYPESVYPARDCTIGNATAAMESTTQSGTPEQSTSMEATTQSTAQQTEEGTTTSAELGTTMSSMETTSEESAIAESTANMPESTESMTESESTAATTEAEQTGTSERTDETTTEVVASTESGTTESQEQSTTESQEQSTTESQEQSTTESQEQSTTESQEQSTTESQEQSTESKEPASTEAQEQSTTELQEQSTTEFQEQMTTESPATAEPAPCSIGNLTDEQIILVCPSGFRRHPKYCNLFYQCTSEGNMEIKILVLSCPEDTIFDEKQIQCLPASRSSQPCMGTRASARFYRRLEDNSLSPVKVSSNPLCPEEGHFPYRQGCSNTFYKCKRDTRNNLQGYLYKCPEDFVYWSVSRRCERVTRLPMCSHLSYKNKIDWNDRWQVPIEDYNLSARMLRFS; encoded by the exons atgtggAAAATTCGATCAATTTTGAGCGTTTTTGCGACGCTACtcataacaaattttacagaaGCTG ATTATTATCAATACAGCCAGAACCAATATAGACAGAGCAATGCTCCTTTTAAATGTACAGAAGAAGGTTATCACCCTGACCCGCATGACTGCAGGGTTTACTATAGATGCGTAGATTGGGGCAACAGCAGTCCGCTGACGACTTTCAGATTCGAATGCGGAATAGGCACAGTATTTTCAAAAGATAAGGGAGATATTTGTACACATCCAGAAGACAGCGGTCGATCTGAATGTGGTAGTTCTCAAAATGAACTTGATTCAAACGAACAAAATCCTCCTTCGCCTATATGGACAACTACAATAAAAACAACCACACAATCGCGACCAGACTTAACACAGTTTCCAATAACTACTAGACCATCTATAGTTATGACAGAAGCCGctacaacaataaaaaaaccgGAAACGACAATACTACCACCGCTAACAGATCAACTAATTACAGACCAaccagaaaataatattattaattgtcaaaatgGAGATCAATTGTGTACGCAAGAAGGATTTTTAGCCGATACTtgtgattgtaaaaaattctacaGATGCGTAAATGAAGGTTACGGAAAATTGAcgaaatatgattttaaatgTGGCACAGGAACTGTTTGGGATCCAGAAATTCAAGCATGTAATCACGCTTGGGCTGTTACAAGGAAAAACTGCAGACAGAATTTGGAAAGTGGAGACAGTACTGATAATGGACAATGGAACGGAGATACGGGAGATACTGGACAATGGAATGGAGACAATGGCAGTCCAGGCCAACCAGGACAACCGGGAGATCCAAATGGACAACCAGGACAACCTGGAGATCCAAATGGTCAACCAGGACAACCTGGAGATCCAAATGGTCAACCAGGTCAACCTGGAGATCCAAATGGTCAACCAGGACAACCGGGTCAACCAGGATCGCCGGGAAGTCCAGGTTCTACAGGATATCCAGGAACAGCGGGATCTCCAGGCACTTCGGGATATCCAGGAAGACCAGGTTCTCCGGGATCACCGGGCAGTTCGGAATATCCAGGAAAACCAGGTTCTCCAGGTACTCCGGGATCACCGGGCAGTCCAGGCACTCCGGGATATCCAGGAAGACCAGGTTCTCCGGGTACTCCAGAATCATCGGGCAGTTCTCAGGGATCGCCAGGCAGTCCAGGCTCTCCGGGATATCCAGGGACACCGGGTTCTCCGGGTACTCCAGGATCGCCAGGCAGTCCAGGCTCTCCGGGATATCCAGGAAGACCAGGTTCTCCGGGATCGCCAGGCAATCCAGGCTCTCCGGGATATCCAGGAAGACCAGGTTCTCCGGGATCGCCAGGCAGTCCAGGCTCTCCGGGATATCCAGGGACACCGAGTTCTCCAAGCACTCCAGGGTCGCCGGGTAGTTCAGGCTCTCCGGGATATCCAGGAAGCCCAGGTACTCCAGGGTCGCCAGGCAGTCCAGGCTCTCCGGGGTATCCAGGAAAACCAGGTTCTCCGGGATCGCCAGGCAGTCCAGGCTCTCCGGGATATCCAGGGAGCCCAGGTACTCCAGGATCGCCAGACAATCCAGGCTCTCCGGGATATCCTGGGATACCAAGTTCTCCAGGCACTCCAGGGTCGCCGGGTAGTCCAAGCTCTCCAGAATATCCAGGAAGCCCAGGTATTCCAGGGTCGCCAGGCAGTCAAGGCTCTCCGGCATATCCAGGAAGCCCAGGTACTCCAGGGTCGCCAGGCAGCCCAGGCTCTCCGGGGTATCCAGGAAAACCGGGTTCTCCGGGATCGCCAGGCAGTCCAGGTTCTCCGGGATATCCAGGGAGCCCAGGTACTCCAGGATCGCCGGGTAGTCCAGGCTCTCCGGGATATCCAGGAAGCCCAGGTACTCCAGGGTCGCCAGGCAGTCCAGGCTCTCCGGGATTGCCAGGTAGTCCAGGTTCTCCGGGCACTCCAGGGTCGCCAGGCAGTCCAGGCTCTCCGGGATTGCCAAGTAGTCCAGGTTCTCCGGGCACTCCAGGGTCGCCAGGCAGTCCAGGCTCTCCGGGATTGCCAGGTAGTCCAAGTTCTCCAGGCACTCCAGGGTCGCCGGGTAGTCCAAGCTCTCCGGGATATCCAGGAAGCCCAGGTTCTCCGGGATCTCCGAGCAGTCCAGACTCTTCAGGATATCCTGGAACGCCAAGTTCTCCGGGTACTCCGGGATCACCAGGAAGTCCAGGTACTCCTGGGTCGCCAGGCAGTCCAGGTTCTCCAGGATATCCAGGCACACCGGGTTTTCCGGGCGCTCCAGGGTCATCGGATAGTTCAGACTCTCCAGGATATCCACCGAATTCTTCTGGCAATCAACCGTCGg gtCTTTGCACAGCAGAAGGCTTTTTTGCTGACCCACAAGATTGtcgtaaattttatcgatGTGTCGATAATGGAATGTCCTCCTTTACAAAATACGACTTTCAATGTGGTGCTGGAACCGTCTGGGATTCGTCTGTTCAGAGTTGCAATCATGCTTACGCTGTGCCATATTGTAATCAAGCGAATGGTGCAGTTACAGACAAACCAGACTCATCACTGAATGAAGTTGATAGTACCAATAAACCAGATACAAGCAAATTACCACCGCAATCTTCTGAAAGCTCTACTTTCCCATCTATATCTTCAAAACCAGAAACACAATCTTCGACTCAAGTTGTTACCACAAGTAATCCAGCTGCACCATCTCAAACGACATCAATCTATTTGCCACCAAGTAGTACATACTCGCCTTCAACGCAAGTTACCGAATCCGTTTCTTACCTTCCTCCTGCAACACAAAAGCCCACCACTTCTATATCTTATTTGCCACCCTCTGCAACTACCAGCGCGGTGTCTGGATCAACACCTGAATCCGTTTCATATTTGCCACCTGATACTAGTGCAAAACCTACAACTACTTTACCAAGTTCTGCATCGCCTACTGCCTCTTCGCCTCAGAATGAGAAATCCGAGTGTACTACAGAAGGTTTCTTCCCGGAttctaataattgtaaaaatttctaCCGCTGCGTGCAAGGCCAATCCGGatatcaaaaatatgaattcGAGTGCGGTCCTGGTACAGCATGGGATCAATTACTACAAACATGTAATCATGCTGAGCAAGTAGCTTCATGTTCAAAAGGCAGTAATGAAATTGATCAAGGCCTTGGTCCTAGTACTTCTGATTCTACCTCTGATTTTCCCGTCACAAGTAGTTCCACAACTACTTCTTCTAGTCAAATCGTTATAACTACTTCATCTTCAATTTCCGAAAGCACTACAATTGCTAGTACTCCAAGCGAAACAGCTGAATCAATTACATCAGAGGcagataaaatagatttatcgTCAACAACTATCATGTCTATTAGTACTAGCGAAAATCCTGTTTCGGGAAGACCAGAAGAGATTCAAATGCCTGAAAGCTCCAGTACAGAAAGTTCATCCGAACCTTCGTCTGAATCTTCTACCTCTGAATCAAGTGAAGAACCATCTTCATCCACTGAAGAATCATCTTCCTCTACTGAATCACATAAACCAGACTGTGCGACACAGAAACCGAACAGCGCAATAGTATGCAACGCTGAAGGATTTTATGCACATCCGGCtaaatgtgataaattttatcgttGCGTTGATAATGGCAATGGATTCAATGTATATCATTTTGACTGCCCACCAGGAACTATTTTTGATCCTAGCATCAGTGTATGTAATTATCCTGAATCTGTTTATCCAGCGAGAGATTGCACAATTGGAAATGCTACAGCAGCGATGGAATCCACAACTCAATCCGGAACACCTGAACAATCGACATCAATGGAAGCTACGACACAGAGCACAGCTCAGCAAACAGAAGAAGGCACAACTACATCCGCAGAGCTTGGTACGACAATGTCATCAATGGAGACTACTTCAGAAGAAAGCGCTATAGCAGAATCTACGGCAAATATGCCAGAGAGTACTGAAAGCATGACAGAATCCGAATCAACTGCTGCCACAACAGAAGCGGAACAGACTGGCACTTCTGAACGAACTGACGAAACCACAACTGAAGTTGTTGCTTCCACAGAGTCCGGGACGACTGAATCTCAAGAACAGTCTACAACAGAATCTCAGGAGCAATCGACGACCGAATCCCAGGAGCAATCGACGACCGAATCTCAGGAGCAATCGACGACTGAATCCCAGGAGCAATCAACAACTGAATCCCAAGAGCAATCAACAGAGTCAAAAGAGCCAGCCAGTACAGAAGCTCAAGAACAATCGACAACCGAATTGCAAGAACAATCTACGACAGAATTTCAGGAGCAAATGACGACTGAATCTCCAGCAACAGCAGAGCCAGCACCATGCTCTATAGGCAACTTAACTGacgaacaaataattttagtttgtcCTTCTGGTTTCCGAAGACATCCGAAATATTGCAATCTATTCTATCAGTGTACCTCTGAGGGCAACATGGAAATTAAGATCCTCGTATTAAGTTGTCCAGAGGATACAATCTTCGATGAAAAACAGATTCAATGTCTACCTGCAAGTAGAAGCAGTCAGCCATGCATGGGCACCAGAGCAAGCGCTAGATTTTATAGAAGATTAGAAGACAATTCTTTATCACct GTAAAAGTATCGTCAAATCCACTTTGTCCAGAAGAAGGACACTTCCCGTATCGACAAGGTTGCAGCAATACCTTTTACAAGTGTAAACGTGATACCCGAAACAACTTACAGGGATACCTCTATAAATGTCCTGAAGACTTCGTTTACTGGTCGGTCTCCAGAAGATGCGAACGCGTGACACGTCTCCCAATGTGTTCTCATTTGtcgtataaaaacaaaatcgaCTGGAACGACCGGTGGCAAGTACCGATCGAAGATTATAATCTCTCGGCTAGAATGTTACGCTTCTCTTGA